GATGTCCCTATGTACATCGGAAGCGAAGAAGTCAGAACGGGAAATACCCGACCAATGTCTCCTCCCCATGATCATCAGCATATTCTGGGCTATTTCCATGAAGGTGATGCTTCTCATGTGGAGCAGGCAATTAACGCTGCTTTGGGAGCAAAAGAGGCCTGGGAAAATTTGGAATGGGAACAGCGAGCTGCAATTTTCTTAAAGGCCGCTGATCTTATTGCCGGTCCTTACCGAGCTAAGCTTAATGCGGCTACCATGCTTGGTCAATCCAAGAATGCATTCCAGGCAGAAATTGATTCTGCATGTGAGTTCATCGATTTCCTCAGGTTCAATGTGAAATACATGACGGAAATCTATGCGCAGCAACCTCCTGTTTCTGGAGGAGGAGTTTGGAATCGTGTCGAACAACGACCATTAGAAGGATTCGTGTTCGCTTTGACGCCATTTAACTTTACCGCGATCGCAGGCAATTTGCCAACTTCCGCAGCGATGATGGGAAATACGATCGTTTGGAAACCAGCCTATACCCAGATCTATTCAGCTCAGGTTCTGATGGAAATTTTCAAGGAAGCTGGAGTGCCAGATGGAGTAATTAACTTGATCTATGTGGATGGGCCAGTTGCTGGAGAGGTAATCTTCAAGCATCCTGATTTTGCGGGAATTCACTTCACAGGTTCAACAGGAGTATTTCAACACATTTGGAAAACGATCGGAGAAAATATCAAGCTATATAAATCTTACCCAAGAATCGTGGGAGAAACAGGCGGAAAAGATTTTGTCCTAGCTCATAAATCCGCTGACGCAAAAGCAGTGGCTGTAGGTTTGGTTCGCGGGGCATTTGAATACCAAGGGCAAAAATGTTCCGCGGCATCTCGTGCATACATCCCATCCAACCTTTGGGAGGATGTGAAAAAATACATGCTTGCAGATCTGGCAGACATCAAAATGGGAGGTACTGAGGACTTCACCAACTTTGTGAATGCTGTAATCGACGAGAAATCTTTCGACAAAATCGCCAAGTACATTGATAACGCCAAAGCTACTCCGGGAGTAGAGATCATCGCCGGCGGCAACTACGACAAGTCCAAAGGATACTTCATCGAGCCAACTGTTATTTTGACGCAAGACCCGATGTACACCACCATGTGCGAAGAGATCTTTGGTCCAGTGTTGACGATCTATGTGTACCACGAGGAGCATTTCGAAACGGTACTCGAACTGGTGGATCAAACTTCTCCCTACGCACTCACAGGTGCTGTATTTTCTCAAGACCGCTACGCGATCGAGCTTGCTACGCAAAAGCTGAGAAATGCAGCAGGCAACTTCTACATCAACGACAAGCCAACAGGCGCAGTGGTAGGTCAGCAGCCATTTGGTGGTGCAAGAGCTTCTGGAACCAATGACAAAGCCGGTTCTATGATCAACTTGCTTCGTTGGGTATCGCCTCGTACAATCAAGGAAACCTTTGTATCACCGAAGGATTACCGATATCCGTTTTTAGGGAACGACTAAAAAGTTTCAATCATTAAATATTTTAATCAAAAGCCTCGGTCCGGATAACTGCCAGGATCGAGGCTTTTTTATTAAAAACGAGCGGCTGAGGAAACTCAGCCGCTCGTAAATCGTAATTCGTAAATCTAAAATTGTATATTAGGTATACATTGCTCCATTCACATGAAGCACTTGTCCGGAGATGTAGGTACTCATGTCAGAGCCTAGGAATACGCAGACATCAGCAATTTCTTCTGGCTTGCCTCCACGCTTCATCGGGATAGCATCCCTCCAACCTTGTACAGTCTTCTCATCAAGCACATCGGTCATTTCTGTCTCGATAAATCCAGGAGCTACGGCATTGCATCGGATATTTCTAGAACCCAATTCCAAGGCTACTGACTTAGTGAAGCCGATGATTCCAGCTTTGGAAGCTGCATAGTTGGCCTGACCAGCATTCCCTTTAGCACCAACCACGGAGGTCATGTTGATAATGGAACCAGACTTGGCTTTCATCATGGTACGGGTAGCCGCTTTCACGGTGTTGAAGCATGATTTCAAGTTGACATTCATGATTTCGTCCCAAGATTCCTCGGTCATCCGCATGAGTAGATTGTCGCGGGTGATCCCTGCATTATTGATCAAGATATCCAACCCTCCAAAGTCTGCTACGACAGCGTTAACCAATTCTTCGGCAGCCTTGAAATCTGATGCATCAGAACGATACCCTTTCGCCTTTACACCAAATGCAGCAAGCTCAGCTTCAAGCGCTTGACCTTTTTCTACACTAGACAAATAAGTAAAGGCTACGTTTGCGCCTTCCTGTGCATATTTAATGGCAATTGCCCGACCGATTCCTTTTGAGGCTCCAGTCACTATGGCAGTTTTTCCTGAAAGTAATCCCATGAAGATCAAAATTTAATTTTGGCCAAAAGTAGAAAAAAAAGCGGGGACTTCAGTTTTTGAATTGCTAGCGAATGTGTTTTGACTGAAAGACAGGAGGATAAATCAACAAACTCCCAAATCTCAAAAAAGCATTTGGCTTTTGACAGATTTACAAAATTTTCAATGCTTCGCTACAAATAATTCATTTATACCTCCATTTGACTCCAATTTCCTCATCCGAATCTGATTTTTTTCTGAACTCAAAAGACCTATTTTTGCAGAGTTTCATTTGTAATCAAACCCATTTTAAATATGTCTTCGACAAAATTTGACTTGATCGTGTTGGGTAGCGGACCAGGAGGATACGTAGCGGCGATTCGCGCATCTCAACTCGGATTGAAAACGGCCATTGTGGAAGCTGCCGAACTTGGTGGCATTTGCCTCAACTGGGGATGTATCCCAACCAAGGCCTTGCTGAAAAGTGCACAGGTTTTTGAATACATCAGCCATGCCAATGACTACGGTATTTCAGTACAAGGTGCCGAGGCAGATTTTGCCGGAATGGTGAAAAGAAGCCGAGGAGTTGCTGATGGCATGAGCAAAGGCGTGCAGTTTTTGATGAAGAAAAACAAGATCGAGATCATTGCAGGATGGGGTAAAGTTCAGCCAGGCAAGAAAGTCGAAGTCACAGATGCAGAAGGCAAAAAGTCAGTAATTGCTGCGGAGAGCATCATCATTGCTACGGGTGCTCGATCTCGCGAATTGCCTTCGATGAAAATTGACGACAAAAAAATCATCGGCTATAGAAAGGCAATGACCTTGGAAAAGCAACCTAAGAAAATGGTGGTTGTAGGGTCAGGAGCAATCGGAGTTGAATTTGCCTATTTCTATAACTCTATCGGTACGGAAGTGACCATTGTCGAATTCATGGACAGAATCGTACCTGTGGAAGACGAAGAAGTATCAAAAGCTTTAGAGAAAATCTACAAGAAGTCTGGCATGAAGATTATGACTTCGTCCGAAGTAACAGGAGTAGACACTTCTGGCGAGGGCTGTAAAGTGACCGTAAAAACTTCCAAAGGCGAAGAAATTCTCGAGTGCGATGTGGTACTTTCTGCAGCAGGAGTGGTTTCAAACCTTGAAAATATCGGTTTGGAAGATGTTGGAATCCTTGTGGACAAAGGCAAAATCCAAGTCAACGAATACTATCAAACCAATATGCCGGGCTACTATGCTATCGGTGATGTAGTCCCTGGGCCAGCTTTGGCGCACGTAGCTTCTGCGGAAGGTATTATCTGCGTAGAGAAAATCGCAGGTCATCATCCAGAACCATTGGATTATGGTAATATTCCTGGCTGTACCTATTGTTCTCCTGAAATCGCTTCAGTGGGAATGACTGAAGCCAAGGCAAAAGCTGCTGGTTACGAAGTAAGGGTAGGAAAATTCCCATTCTCCGCTTCTGGTAAAGCTTCTGCTGCTGGAGCAAAAGACGGATTCGTAAAATTGGTATTTGACAAAAAATATGGAGAGCTTCTTGGCGCGCACATGATTGGAGCCAATGTAACCGAAATGATCGCTGAGATCGTTGCCATCCGCAAGCTGGAAACAACCGGTCACGAATTGATCAAGACGGTACACCCTCACCCAACCATGTCTGAGGCAGTGATGGAAGCTGCAGCTGCAGCTTACGATGAGGTAATTCACCTTTGATCCAAAATCGATAAGAAAATAGCACCGGGCTCAAACATTTGGCCCGGTGTTTTATTTTTAAGACATTACTACTCCAACCGACCGACTTTTGCAGGAAGAAGAAATCATAGCCGGGCTACGAGCCCGAGACCGAAAAACTACCGAGTATCTTTATGAAAAGTACTCGAGAGCATTGTTTGCCGTTATTAGTCGAATCATTCTAGATTCTGACATTGCCGAAGAGGTTTTTCACGATGCCTTTATCAAAATCACTCGAAAAATCGATTCCTACGAAGAATCCAAAGGACGGCTATACACATGGATGGCAAATATTTGCCGAAATTCCGCCATTGATAAACTCCGCTCCAAAGAAATTTCCCAAACCACTAAGACCAATACCATCGATGACTTCGTATTTGGTCTGGAGAGTCAATCGGGAACGATGGAGCAAATAGAAGGAATAGGCGTAAGGGAGTTGATGAACCAGCTCAATGAAGATCAACGATTTATCATCGAGTACATTTACTTCCAAGGGTACACCCACTCGGAAGTCTCGGAAGAGTTTGACATCCCACTGGGCACTGTCAAATCCCGAGTCAGAGCAGCATTGCAAGTATTAAAAAAGAACTTAGAAAAAATTTAGCGTGAACATCCAAGAATACATCGAATCAGGCAAACTGGAGCTCTTCCTACTCGGAGAGCTGACCGAGCGTGAGCGAGAGGAAGTGATCGCTATGGCCAAAGCCCATCCACAAATCCAGGAAGAACTGGATGCGCTGGAACAGTCTATGTTTGCCTTTGATGAGTTGACAGGAAAAAAACCTTCCCCTCAACTCAAGGAAAAAATCTTTGCTTCCCTTGAGGAAGAGTTTAGAAAGGAGGAAGCACCGAAAGCAGCCCATGCGCCTAGTCCTGCTCCTAAAGAACCCAAAGTGGTCAAACTCACCCCTTGGAAACCTTTTGCGGTTGCAGCGTCTTTGGTGGCCGTTTTGGCAAGTGCAGCGGCGATCTACTTCGCAGGTAAATTCTATGAGACAGATCAGAAATTCACTGCGCTTCTCCAAGATCAGCAGGTGCTGGCGGATAATCTGAATCAAGTCAAGCTACAATACGAAGAAACCGATAATCGACTCGACCGATTGGTGGCCGGTGATTTCCGTAGAGTGGAGATGAAAGGGGAGGCTCTTCCTATGCAGAAAGACGCCAAAGTGGATGTCTTTTGGGATCAAAAAGCCCAAGAAGTCTTTGTTGCGGTTAATAATTTGAATTCACTGACCGCTGAATTTGACTACCAGCTTTGGGCGATTGGGAAAGATGGCCCTGTTGGTATTGGCCTCGTGAATCCCGGAGAAAAATTCACCTTGCAGCAAATGCAAGCGGTAGCAGAAGCTGGTGCTTTTGCCATCACCATCGAGCCGAAGGGCGGGTCAAAAGCTCCTACACTGGACAAATTGGTTGTACTGGGAGAAGTTGCCTAATCCCATTTTAATCAAGAATGCAAAGCCTGCTCTTTGAAGAGCAGGCTTTTTTTATGCCTTTTGCTAAACTTACCTTTGCTAAAAGTACTTATCCTATCTATGGAACTCCAACTCTCCACTCCTGCCCTGCTTTTTTCAGCCATCACCTTGTTGATGCTGGCATTCACCAACCGATTTTTGGCGATTGCTACTCTGATCCGTGGCCTGCATAAAAATTACCTGAAGGATCCCGATCAGGAAATCATCGTGGAGCAGATTCACAACCTTCGGCGCAGGCTGACACTTATCAAAAACATGCAGCTTTTTGGAGTTTTCAGCTTTTTACTCTGCGTAATTTGTATGTATTTGCTATTCCAAGGCTATACTTCCGCTGCTAATTGGGTGTTTGTGATCAGTATGCTTTCCTTGCTGATTTCGCTTGGAATTTCGCTGGTTGAAATTCAGATTTCTACCAAGGCACTCAACCTAGAACTTTCAGATATGGAAGACATCTTCGAAAAGCGGAAAAGCAGCCTAGACCTTTTCTTCAAAAAAGACGACAAGTAACCACCATGCTGATTGATTTAAGAAGTGATACCGTGACCCGGCCTACTCCGGGGATGAAAGAGGCCATGTTTTCAGCCCCAGTGGGCGATGACGTATTTGGAGAGGACCCAACTGTCAATGCCCTGGAGGAGAAAATCGCGAACCTATTTGGCATGGAAGCGGCACTTTTCTGCCCATCAGGAACCATGACCAATCAGATTGCGATTCGGCTTCATACCGGACCTCAACGAGAGGTGATCTGTCATCAGTATTCCCACATTTACCTGTATGAAGGCGGAGGCATCATGGCCAATTCGCTTGCTTCGGTCAAGTTGTTGACTGGAGATTTAGGAAAAATCACCGCAGCTCAGGTCGCCGAATCCATCAATCCTGATGATGTGCATGCGCCTGAGACGACCTTGGTTTCTTTGGAAAACACGATGAACAAAGGTGGAGGAAGTATTTATACCTTGGAAGAAATCAAGCCGATTCATTCGCTTTGTAAGGAAAAAGGCATCAAGCTTCACCTCGATGGGGCCCGCCTTTTCAACGCTTTGGTGGAAACGGGAGAAAGTCCTGCCGATTGGGGGGCACATTTTGATACGATCTCGATCTGCCTGAGTAAAGGTTTGGGTTGTCCTATTGGGTCAGTTCTTCTCGGATCAAAAGTGGATATCAAGCGAGCCAGAAAAGTCCGAAAAGTATTCGGAGGAGGCATGCGACAGGCAGGATTCTTGGCTGCTGCTGGAATTTATGCCTTGGATCATCACGTGGAAAGGCTTAAGGAGGATCATTCAAGAGCGCGTACCTTAGGTGAAATGCTCAGCAAACTGCCTGTGGTATCGGAGATTTTCCCAGTATCCACCAACATCGTCATTGCACGATTGGAAGGCACCACTCCTGAAGAATTCATGAAAAAACTTGCCGAGCAAGATATTAAGTCGGTCAAATTTGGAAAAGACTTGGTTCGATTCGTGACTCACTTGGATTTTGGAGACGAGCACTTGGAAGAGTTTGGGAGAAGAATTGGGAAAATTTAAGACACAAGATTCTAGACACTAGACATTAGATTTATCTTATATTTTCTCCATGCTTGAGTCTAGCTTCTAATTTCTATTGTCTTGATACTGAAAAAATGAACCCCACTCCCTTAGCCGAACGCATGCGCCCTACCCGATTGGAAGATCTTATCGGACAGGAGCATTTGTCTGCACCTTCTTCCTTTTTGTATAAGGCCATCAAGTCGGGAAATGTGCCTTCGCTCATTCTTTGGGGACCTCCTGGCGTTGGAAAGACAACCATTGCCAACATCATTGCCAATGAAATCAAGGTACCTTTTTACACCTTGAGTGCAATCAGTTCAGGAGTCAAAGACATCCGAGAAGTCATTGATAAGGCCAAGTTTCAGCGGGGCACAGTCTTATTTATTGACGAAATTCACCGCTTCAACAAATCCCAACAGGATGCGCTTTTGGGAGCGGTGGAAAAAGGAATCATCCGGCTCATTGGGGCTACCACTGAAAATCCCTCTTTCGAAGTCAACTCGGCACTACTTTCCCGCTGCCAGGTATTTACACTAAATCCATTGGGACGAGCCGAAATGGAGGCGATGATGAAGCAGGCTTTAGAGAAAGATCTGGACCTGAAAAAAATTGAAGTTCAGCTTCAAGAAACCGATGCATTGCTTCGGATTTCTGGTGGAGACGGACGAAAACTCCTCAACCTACTGGAAATCGTCATCGACGGGATAAACGAAAATCCCTGCCTAATCACAGATGAGCGGGTGATGCAGATCGCCCAGCAGAAAGTCGCGCTATACGACAAATCTGGCGAACAGCATTACGATATCATTTCAGCATTCATTAAATCTATCCGTGGCTCCGACCCCAATGCTGCCGTGTATTGGCTGGCAAGAATGATCGAGGGTGGTGAAGATGTGAAGTTTATTGCCCGAAGGCTGGTAATTTTGGCTTCGGAAGATATCGGTAATGCCAATCCGAACGCCTTACTTTTAGCCACCAACTGCTTTGAGGCGGTAAAAATCATTGGCTATCCTGAGTCTCGGATTATCCTTTCTCAATGTGTGACCTATTTGGCGAGTTCGCCCAAAAGCAATGCTTCCTACCTAGCCATCAACCAGGCCCAAGCTTTGGTCAAAGAAACGGGGAACCTATCTGTACCGCTTCACCTCCGAAATGCACCAACCAAGCTGATGAAGGATTTGAACTACGGAAAAGCCTATAAATATTCCCATGACTTTCCGGGCAACTTTGTCGAGCAAGAGTTTTTGCCCGATGAAATCAAAGGCACCAAACTCTACGAACCTGGGGAAAATGCCCGAGAGAATGAGTTGAGGAAGTATTTGTCAGGAAAATGGAAAGGGAAGTATGGGTATTGAAAAGCTGTAAGACCAAAGACGGAAGACCGAAGATTGAAAACACAAATTGTAGTAGGATAAAAATCTGCGGAAATCTGTTTCCTTTTCTGTATCAATCTGCGGAAAATAAAAAAGCCTCAGATTTTTCAGAGGCTTGATGTGGAAGTTGATCCCGAATCCTTTCGGGAGAACCCCCGAACCTCCCGATTTCCCGATAATTATCGGGACGGGATGCGCTAAACCAGCTGAGCAAACTTCAATTCGATATCAATTCTTCAATCTTTTTTCGGGACTCCCATGATTTCACAACTCTTTCCCGTTGATAGGCAGAAGTTTTATTGATGTGCTCTTCATAATAAACCACTTCCCAATCTGCTAATCCACCTGTAAAGCCTTTATGATTAGAATTATGTTTTCGGAGGCGTTCGGTCAATCCTTCGCATGTATGACCAATGTAGAATCTGTCTTTCGACCTAGAAAAAAGTATGTGGAAATAACACGACAAAAGTAAAAATAAATAAGCCCCAGATTTTTCTGAGGCTTGATGTGGAAGTTGATCCCGAATCCTTTCGGGAGAACCCCCGAACCTCCCGATTTCCCGATAATTATCGGGACGGGATGCGCTAAACCAGCTGAGCAAACTTCAATTCGATATCAATTCTTCAATCTTTTTTCGGGATTTCCATGATTTCACAACTCTTTCCCGTTGATAGGCAGAAGTTTTATTGATGTGCTTTTCATAATAAACCACTTCCCAATCTGCTAATCCACCTGTAAAGCCTTTATGATTAGAATTATGTTTTCGGAGGCGTTCGGTCAATCATTCGCAGGTATGACAAATGTAGAATCTGTCTTTCGACCTAGAAAAAAGTATGTAGAAATAACAGGACATAAGTAAAAATAAAAAAGCCCCAGATTTTTCTGAGGCTTGATGTGGAAGTTGAGGGATTCGAACCCCCGACCCTCTGCTTGTAAGGCAGATGCTCTGAACCAGCTGAGCTAAACTTCCTGAAGGACTATTTGGTAAAATAAATGTGGAAGTTGAGGGATTCGAACCCCCGACCCTCTGCTTGTAAGGCAGATGCTCTGAACCAGCTGAGCTAAACTTCCAAATTCCTTTCCTTTCGAAAGGGAATGCAAAGGTAATCTGAATCAATTTGGATGCAAGAGGACGAATCACTTTTTTTCTATCCAAATTTTCAATTCATTGAAAATGAACCGAAAAAAGTAGCATCTACTCCAAATTCACCATAAATCCAGCACGAAACCATCGCCCGGGCATCTGCACTGTACCTGCTTCGATATAGTCGGTATTTGTAATATTGGAAGCCTCGGCGAAGAACCCCAACTTTTTGGTTCGATTATAGTCGGCACGCATATCCATTACAAAATATGGTTCCAGAGCCATTCGCTCTACATAGCGAGCCTTGGTATTTAACTCTAATTTCTGACCTAACCCCAACAAAATTCCAGCAATCATTTGATGTTTCAATGCTGTCAACGCATACCTTGATTCAAGTCCAGAGCGGGCGCTGAAATTTGCATCGATATAGTTGTAAGAAACCATTACCTCTTTGGCTTGGATTGCTTTACCATTTGGGCTAACTCGATAATAAAAACTAGCTTCAACGCCATTAAACACCACTTCATTGAAGTTTTGAGGTTGCCAAGGCTGACTGGAATTTACTCGCGTCCATTCAATCAAATTCTCGGAGTATCGATTAAAATAGACCAATTCTGCTCGAACGGGCCCCTTTTCCCATTTCCCTCCCAATTCGACTGATCGGGCCTGCTCTGGTTTAAGATTAGCATTTCCAATATTCGTTGGTCCTACGTAATACAGGTCTGTGTAGGTTGGAATTCGAAAACTCGAACCAATTCCAGAATAAAATCTTATCGCTTTTGTGGCCTGAAATCCCACTTCCAATCCCGGAAAATGCTTCCACCCATATTCGGAATAATAGTTAGAGTAAACTCCTGCCCTGATATCCACTTTGTCAGCTACAGGCACCAATTGCTCCAAGTACACACCGGCCAAGGTTCGATCATGATTCCCTAGATTTGAGGATTCAATTTTCTCCTTTCGAGTTTCAAGGCCAAACCCAGTAGTTCCAAACTTACTTTTATAGCTCCCATTGGCTTCCAAGGCAAGAACATCAGTGGTGTGAACATTTTGAAAAAAGGAAGGTTCATTGCGACGAAGCCTAAATTCGTCCCCATTTCTTCTCCAATAGGCCCTTGTGTTGAGATAAAATTGATTTTTGGAAAAGGTATGGGAAATAGAACCCAAACTGGTCTGAATACTCTCCCACTGATCAGGAAATGCTGAGGTATAAAATCCATTCGCCCCAAATGTGCGATCTGTATAGGCAATCATCCCTCGGAGCTCATGATTGGAATTGAGCTTGATTCCACCTTCATAAAAAATATTGCTGACCTTGTAATCTGAATTATACCAATGACCATTGGAATCATCATAGGATACGGAGAGGTTTTGGCGGTAATTTCCTATAGGTAGTGAGCCCGCAAAATTGATCCCTTTCATCCCAAAATCCCCGGCATATCCCTGTAAGCGAAGGCTCCTGATATCCGAAAGCTGGGTAATGACATTGATTGCACCTGAGTAGGCGTTTTGCCCAAAAATCCTTGAACCAGGTCCTTTTAAAACCTCCACTCGATCAATATTCACCAGAGGAACTGGAATATTCATCATATGATGGCCTGTTTGTGGATCACTGAGCTTGATTCCATTCAGCAACATCAAGGTTTGCTCAAAACTTCCCCCTCGAATGCTAATGTCAGCCTGTACGCCTGTCACCCCTCGCTGCCTAACATCCACCCCAGGAACAAAACTCAAAACTTCTTGCAAACTTCGAGCAGGGGTAGTTTCCAACTGGGGCCGATCCACGACTGCTATATTCCGGCTTTGTTTGGAAAAGGGAATTTGAATTCGATTTTCTTGAATAATGATTTCCGTGAGCTGTTGGGAGGTAGTATCAGTTTGGGAAAAAGATGCCCCAGCCCAAAAGATGCCAAGCAAACTAATCAGTGCCTTTTTCATTGAGATTAAAAGAAATAACCCATCAAAGGTATATCCCTTTTCCTCCCTTATCCAAGATTAACAAAAAACTAAAAACCCGTTAAATACAACCTATCCGACCAAAAACTATTCGCAAAAAGTCCATTTCTCCCTATTTTGGATGGCGAAATGAAAACGTTATGAAAAAACTAAACCTTCTCGGAGGGATTTTATCCCTTTTTCTTCTGATTTATTCTACCCCTGCTTTTTCTCAGCAAGGGAAGGATAATAATCAAAAAGACTTCTCCGAATTTATGGATCGGAGCGGAAACAGTTACCGAACTGCCTCAGGTAAACCTGGTGAAGCTTATTGGCAAAATGCTGCAGATTATCAGATTGATGTGACTTTGGATGAATCAAATCACACCCTTTCTGGAAAGGTAACCATTACCTACACCAATAACAGCCCTGAAAAGCTTGATTTCATCTGGCTTCAACTAGAACAAAATCGATTTACCCCTACTTCAAGGGGAACCCTAACCACCCCGGTTCAAGGGAATCGATACAATGGAGATACAGATGGAGGTTATGACATTTCAAATGTTTCCTCCAAAGTAGGACCCAAGGGAGCAAGTTCTTCCAAGCATTTGATCGATGATACCCGAATGCAGGTTTGGTTCGCTGAACCTATCCCTGCAAAAGGTGGAAAGGCAACCGTTTCTATGGATTTTTCATTTAAAGTTCCTCAAAAAGGAATGGACCGCATGGGTCGATTAAAAGTGAAAGACGGATGGATTTATGCTTTTGCCCAGTGGTATCCTAAGGTGGCTGTTTTTGATGAAACAGAGGGCTGGAATGTCGAGCCTTACTTGGGCGCCGGAGAATTTTACTTAGAGTATGGGACCTTTGATTACAAAGTCACCGTACCATACAACCATATCGTGGTCGGTTCAGGAAAGTTGATGAATCCTACTGAGGTCCTTTCGAAAGAACTTCAAAGCAGATATGCGAAAGCTGCCCAAAGCGATGAGACAGTTTATTTGGTTTCACCAGAAGAAATCAAAAACACTTCTCTTACTCGTCCTAAACAAGACGGAATGATCACTTGGCATTTCAGAATTCAAAATGCGAGAGATGCTGCTTTTGCTACTTCTGATTCCTTTATTTGGGATGCTGCTAAAATCAACCTTCCAAGTGGTAAAACAGCTTTGGCACAATCCGTCTATCCAATGGAAAGTAATGGACAGGGCGCATGGACAAGATCAACCGAATACAGCAAAGCTTCTATTGAATATTACAGCAAGCAATGGTATGAATTCCCTTATGAAACCGCTACGAATGTGGCTGCAGAAATTAATGGAATGGAATACCCTGGATTGAATTTCTGCCATTACAATTCTAAAGGAGAAGGTCTTTGGGGAGTGACAGACCATGAATTTGGACACAATTGGTTCCCGATGATTGTGGGAACCAATGAGCGTCGTTATGCCTGGATGGATGAGGGCTTCAATACATTTATTAACCACTACAGCTCAAATGCTTTCAA
Above is a window of Algoriphagus sanaruensis DNA encoding:
- the pruA gene encoding L-glutamate gamma-semialdehyde dehydrogenase encodes the protein MLKGFFNVPAPVNEPVKSYAPGSPERKELQAMLAELRSKQIDVPMYIGSEEVRTGNTRPMSPPHDHQHILGYFHEGDASHVEQAINAALGAKEAWENLEWEQRAAIFLKAADLIAGPYRAKLNAATMLGQSKNAFQAEIDSACEFIDFLRFNVKYMTEIYAQQPPVSGGGVWNRVEQRPLEGFVFALTPFNFTAIAGNLPTSAAMMGNTIVWKPAYTQIYSAQVLMEIFKEAGVPDGVINLIYVDGPVAGEVIFKHPDFAGIHFTGSTGVFQHIWKTIGENIKLYKSYPRIVGETGGKDFVLAHKSADAKAVAVGLVRGAFEYQGQKCSAASRAYIPSNLWEDVKKYMLADLADIKMGGTEDFTNFVNAVIDEKSFDKIAKYIDNAKATPGVEIIAGGNYDKSKGYFIEPTVILTQDPMYTTMCEEIFGPVLTIYVYHEEHFETVLELVDQTSPYALTGAVFSQDRYAIELATQKLRNAAGNFYINDKPTGAVVGQQPFGGARASGTNDKAGSMINLLRWVSPRTIKETFVSPKDYRYPFLGND
- a CDS encoding DUF2721 domain-containing protein — translated: MELQLSTPALLFSAITLLMLAFTNRFLAIATLIRGLHKNYLKDPDQEIIVEQIHNLRRRLTLIKNMQLFGVFSFLLCVICMYLLFQGYTSAANWVFVISMLSLLISLGISLVEIQISTKALNLELSDMEDIFEKRKSSLDLFFKKDDK
- the lpdA gene encoding dihydrolipoyl dehydrogenase; translated protein: MSSTKFDLIVLGSGPGGYVAAIRASQLGLKTAIVEAAELGGICLNWGCIPTKALLKSAQVFEYISHANDYGISVQGAEADFAGMVKRSRGVADGMSKGVQFLMKKNKIEIIAGWGKVQPGKKVEVTDAEGKKSVIAAESIIIATGARSRELPSMKIDDKKIIGYRKAMTLEKQPKKMVVVGSGAIGVEFAYFYNSIGTEVTIVEFMDRIVPVEDEEVSKALEKIYKKSGMKIMTSSEVTGVDTSGEGCKVTVKTSKGEEILECDVVLSAAGVVSNLENIGLEDVGILVDKGKIQVNEYYQTNMPGYYAIGDVVPGPALAHVASAEGIICVEKIAGHHPEPLDYGNIPGCTYCSPEIASVGMTEAKAKAAGYEVRVGKFPFSASGKASAAGAKDGFVKLVFDKKYGELLGAHMIGANVTEMIAEIVAIRKLETTGHELIKTVHPHPTMSEAVMEAAAAAYDEVIHL
- the fabG gene encoding 3-oxoacyl-[acyl-carrier-protein] reductase gives rise to the protein MGLLSGKTAIVTGASKGIGRAIAIKYAQEGANVAFTYLSSVEKGQALEAELAAFGVKAKGYRSDASDFKAAEELVNAVVADFGGLDILINNAGITRDNLLMRMTEESWDEIMNVNLKSCFNTVKAATRTMMKAKSGSIINMTSVVGAKGNAGQANYAASKAGIIGFTKSVALELGSRNIRCNAVAPGFIETEMTDVLDEKTVQGWRDAIPMKRGGKPEEIADVCVFLGSDMSTYISGQVLHVNGAMYT
- a CDS encoding threonine aldolase family protein yields the protein MLIDLRSDTVTRPTPGMKEAMFSAPVGDDVFGEDPTVNALEEKIANLFGMEAALFCPSGTMTNQIAIRLHTGPQREVICHQYSHIYLYEGGGIMANSLASVKLLTGDLGKITAAQVAESINPDDVHAPETTLVSLENTMNKGGGSIYTLEEIKPIHSLCKEKGIKLHLDGARLFNALVETGESPADWGAHFDTISICLSKGLGCPIGSVLLGSKVDIKRARKVRKVFGGGMRQAGFLAAAGIYALDHHVERLKEDHSRARTLGEMLSKLPVVSEIFPVSTNIVIARLEGTTPEEFMKKLAEQDIKSVKFGKDLVRFVTHLDFGDEHLEEFGRRIGKI
- a CDS encoding RNA polymerase sigma factor, producing MQEEEIIAGLRARDRKTTEYLYEKYSRALFAVISRIILDSDIAEEVFHDAFIKITRKIDSYEESKGRLYTWMANICRNSAIDKLRSKEISQTTKTNTIDDFVFGLESQSGTMEQIEGIGVRELMNQLNEDQRFIIEYIYFQGYTHSEVSEEFDIPLGTVKSRVRAALQVLKKNLEKI
- a CDS encoding replication-associated recombination protein A, producing the protein MNPTPLAERMRPTRLEDLIGQEHLSAPSSFLYKAIKSGNVPSLILWGPPGVGKTTIANIIANEIKVPFYTLSAISSGVKDIREVIDKAKFQRGTVLFIDEIHRFNKSQQDALLGAVEKGIIRLIGATTENPSFEVNSALLSRCQVFTLNPLGRAEMEAMMKQALEKDLDLKKIEVQLQETDALLRISGGDGRKLLNLLEIVIDGINENPCLITDERVMQIAQQKVALYDKSGEQHYDIISAFIKSIRGSDPNAAVYWLARMIEGGEDVKFIARRLVILASEDIGNANPNALLLATNCFEAVKIIGYPESRIILSQCVTYLASSPKSNASYLAINQAQALVKETGNLSVPLHLRNAPTKLMKDLNYGKAYKYSHDFPGNFVEQEFLPDEIKGTKLYEPGENARENELRKYLSGKWKGKYGY
- a CDS encoding anti-sigma factor, which codes for MNIQEYIESGKLELFLLGELTEREREEVIAMAKAHPQIQEELDALEQSMFAFDELTGKKPSPQLKEKIFASLEEEFRKEEAPKAAHAPSPAPKEPKVVKLTPWKPFAVAASLVAVLASAAAIYFAGKFYETDQKFTALLQDQQVLADNLNQVKLQYEETDNRLDRLVAGDFRRVEMKGEALPMQKDAKVDVFWDQKAQEVFVAVNNLNSLTAEFDYQLWAIGKDGPVGIGLVNPGEKFTLQQMQAVAEAGAFAITIEPKGGSKAPTLDKLVVLGEVA